In Erythrobacter sp. F6033, a single genomic region encodes these proteins:
- a CDS encoding DUF805 domain-containing protein, with product MEWMLMPLKRYADFSGRSRRKEYWMFILGVIIVAVIVGLIEGVTGMGGSIGGVYGPLSMLLIVAIIIPSIAVQVRRFHDQDKSGWFVLLGFIPFVGGIIVLVFMCLEGTRGENQYGPDPKGAGNTDVFE from the coding sequence ATGGAATGGATGTTGATGCCGCTAAAGCGGTATGCGGATTTCTCCGGTCGTTCGCGCCGGAAAGAATACTGGATGTTTATCCTAGGCGTCATAATCGTCGCGGTAATTGTAGGCCTTATCGAAGGTGTCACCGGCATGGGTGGTTCGATTGGCGGCGTTTATGGACCGCTTTCGATGCTTCTTATCGTGGCCATCATTATCCCTAGTATCGCAGTGCAAGTGCGCCGTTTCCACGATCAGGATAAGTCCGGTTGGTTTGTCTTGCTCGGCTTCATCCCGTTCGTTGGCGGCATCATCGTGCTGGTGTTTATGTGCCTTGAGGGTACGAGAGGTGAAAACCAATACGGGCCCGATCCTAAGGGTGCGGGTAACACGGACGTGTTCGAATAA